In one window of Desulfonatronum thioautotrophicum DNA:
- a CDS encoding F0F1 ATP synthase subunit gamma, producing MPSLKDIQRKIGGVKKTKQITKAMNMVASAKLRKAQQRIEQFRPYADKFYEMLTDLSSRTDASVHPLLEVREEIKKVVIVLITADRGLCGSFNVNLTTKARRLAEEKEAAGKAVEIVCVGKKGRDVMRKQPWPIRADHVNVMNTFDFTLGAELGTSLMNGYLNHEFDEVIIVYGQFITIAKQEVTSRRILPIASETPATEDAQGPPSEYIYEPSVEGILAELLPRFVNVQVYRGLLDTNASEHASRMRAMDNATKNCDELSKSLTLVYNKARQSAITKELMDIVGGAEALKSA from the coding sequence ATGCCTTCTTTAAAGGACATTCAGCGCAAGATCGGCGGGGTCAAGAAGACCAAGCAGATCACCAAGGCCATGAACATGGTGGCCTCGGCGAAATTGCGAAAGGCGCAGCAACGGATTGAGCAGTTCAGACCGTATGCGGACAAGTTTTACGAAATGCTCACGGATTTAAGTAGCCGCACGGATGCCTCCGTGCACCCGTTGCTGGAGGTGCGCGAGGAAATCAAAAAGGTCGTCATCGTCCTGATCACCGCGGACCGCGGGCTATGCGGCAGCTTCAACGTCAACCTGACCACCAAGGCCCGTCGGCTTGCAGAGGAGAAAGAAGCAGCCGGAAAGGCCGTAGAGATTGTCTGCGTCGGCAAGAAGGGACGGGACGTGATGCGCAAGCAACCATGGCCCATCCGTGCCGATCACGTCAATGTGATGAACACGTTTGACTTCACCTTGGGTGCGGAGCTGGGCACTAGCCTGATGAACGGCTACTTGAACCACGAGTTCGACGAAGTCATTATCGTCTACGGGCAGTTCATCACCATCGCCAAACAGGAGGTCACCTCCCGGCGCATTTTGCCCATTGCTTCGGAAACACCTGCCACGGAGGACGCTCAAGGTCCGCCCAGCGAATACATTTATGAGCCATCGGTGGAGGGTATTCTGGCCGAATTGCTGCCGCGATTCGTGAACGTGCAGGTTTACAGAGGACTTCTGGACACGAACGCCAGTGAGCACGCCTCTCGAATGCGCGCCATGGATAACGCGACGAAAAATTGTGATGAATTGTCCAAATCATTGACGTTGGTCTATAACAAGGCCAGGCAAAGCGCCATTACCAAAGAGCTGATGGATATCGTCGGCGGCGCTGAAGCACTGAAATCAGCCTAA
- the atpA gene encoding F0F1 ATP synthase subunit alpha has translation MQIKADEISKIIESQIQNYEQRVEMSETGVVLSVGDGIARVYGVENAMAMELLEFTGGVYGMVLNLEEDNVGVALLGEVTHIKEGDTVKRTGRIFSVPVGDAVVGRVIDPLGNALDGLGPIDSKEIRKVEIKAPGIVARKSVHEPMYTGLKAVDAMTPIGRGQRELVIGDRQIGKTALCLDAILAQKESDVFCFYVAIGQKKSTVALVVDTLRKYGAMEYTTVISATASEPASLQYIAAYAGCTMAEYYRDSGKHALIIYDDLSKQAVAYRQMSLLLRRPPGREAFPGDIFYNHSRLLERSAKVNDSMGAGSLTALPIIETQAGDVSAYIPTNVISITDGQVYLEPSLFYAGVRPAINVGLSVSRVGGAAQIKAMKQVAGTLRLDLAQYRELAAFAQFGSDLDKSTQQRLNRGMRLVELLKQPQYQPMSVAEQVVSLFAGTRGLMDELPVSAVAKFETELLEYMRNQRSDILDAIKTKQALDADLEATLREAIEAMKKTFQAE, from the coding sequence ATGCAGATCAAAGCAGATGAAATCAGTAAAATCATTGAAAGCCAGATTCAGAACTACGAACAGCGCGTTGAAATGAGCGAAACCGGTGTCGTTCTCTCCGTAGGCGACGGCATTGCCCGGGTCTACGGCGTGGAGAACGCCATGGCCATGGAGTTGCTGGAGTTCACCGGTGGCGTCTACGGCATGGTTCTGAACCTGGAAGAGGACAACGTCGGTGTCGCGCTCTTGGGCGAAGTCACGCACATCAAGGAAGGGGACACCGTCAAGCGCACCGGGCGGATCTTTTCCGTGCCTGTGGGTGATGCGGTCGTCGGCCGGGTCATTGACCCTCTGGGGAATGCGCTTGACGGATTGGGACCCATCGATTCCAAGGAAATCCGGAAAGTTGAAATCAAGGCCCCCGGCATCGTGGCCCGGAAGTCCGTTCACGAGCCCATGTACACCGGCTTGAAAGCCGTTGATGCCATGACCCCGATTGGTCGCGGTCAGCGCGAATTGGTCATCGGCGATCGCCAGATCGGAAAGACCGCACTCTGCCTGGATGCCATCCTGGCCCAGAAAGAAAGCGATGTTTTCTGCTTTTACGTGGCTATCGGCCAAAAGAAGTCGACCGTGGCCCTTGTTGTGGACACGTTGCGCAAATATGGGGCCATGGAATACACCACGGTTATTTCCGCCACGGCATCCGAGCCGGCTTCGTTGCAGTACATCGCCGCGTACGCCGGTTGTACCATGGCCGAATACTACCGGGACAGCGGCAAGCACGCTCTGATCATCTACGACGATCTCTCCAAGCAGGCCGTGGCCTACCGGCAGATGTCCCTGTTGTTGCGTCGGCCTCCGGGACGTGAAGCATTCCCCGGCGATATTTTCTACAACCACTCCCGCCTGCTGGAACGCTCAGCCAAGGTCAACGACTCTATGGGTGCCGGCTCCCTCACCGCCCTGCCGATCATCGAGACCCAGGCCGGCGACGTATCAGCCTATATTCCGACGAACGTCATCTCCATCACCGACGGCCAGGTCTATCTGGAGCCCAGCCTGTTTTACGCCGGTGTTCGCCCGGCCATCAACGTCGGTCTCTCCGTTTCTCGGGTTGGTGGCGCTGCGCAGATCAAGGCCATGAAGCAGGTTGCCGGAACATTGCGTCTGGACTTGGCCCAGTATCGTGAGCTGGCTGCCTTTGCGCAGTTTGGTTCCGATCTGGACAAGTCCACGCAACAGCGACTGAACCGAGGCATGCGGCTCGTGGAACTGCTGAAACAGCCACAGTATCAGCCCATGTCCGTGGCCGAGCAGGTCGTTTCCCTGTTTGCCGGCACGCGCGGCCTGATGGACGAACTGCCGGTCTCCGCCGTAGCCAAGTTCGAAACGGAACTTCTGGAGTACATGCGCAACCAGCGTTCCGATATTCTGGACGCCATCAAGACCAAGCAGGCCCTGGACGCGGATCTGGAAGCCACGCTGCGGGAAGCCATCGAAGCGATGAAGAAGACCTTCCAGGCTGAATAA
- the atpH gene encoding ATP synthase F1 subunit delta, with the protein MIGNIVARRYARALFSLGVAQGDAELVAYGANLSGLAKALNESPQLDRIFRNPVFKVEEKKAVVNAILAKVKAKQMIINFCHLLADNNRLGFLADIQAYYAELLDEHQGISRGRMITAIDLEPEIQKKLKKSLEEKTNRQLILDYAVDPGILGGLVLKIGDRVLDASLRAQLVAMKETIKRGE; encoded by the coding sequence TTGATTGGTAACATCGTGGCGCGCAGATATGCCCGGGCACTCTTTTCCCTGGGTGTTGCCCAGGGAGACGCCGAACTAGTCGCCTACGGCGCAAATCTCTCCGGGTTGGCGAAGGCCCTGAACGAATCGCCGCAGCTGGACCGCATCTTCCGCAATCCTGTTTTCAAGGTTGAAGAAAAAAAGGCGGTGGTCAACGCGATTCTTGCAAAAGTCAAAGCCAAGCAGATGATCATCAATTTTTGCCATTTGCTGGCGGACAACAACAGACTGGGTTTCCTTGCGGACATCCAGGCCTACTACGCGGAACTGCTGGACGAACACCAGGGGATTTCGCGGGGCCGAATGATTACGGCTATTGATTTGGAACCGGAAATCCAGAAAAAGCTTAAGAAATCGCTGGAGGAAAAGACCAACCGCCAGTTGATTCTCGATTATGCCGTGGACCCGGGGATTTTGGGGGGCCTGGTGTTGAAGATTGGAGACAGGGTATTGGATGCCAGCCTTCGGGCCCAACTGGTCGCCATGAAAGAAACCATCAAGAGGGGTGAGTAA
- the atpF gene encoding F0F1 ATP synthase subunit B produces the protein MKRNVVILITAALILTSIGLFWASAGVEAMAKWRDLAWRIINFIIFIGILYWAAGKRIGQLLTSRREKIRDDLLDLDQRRTEADKKLREVEDQIKDLDAERERVLADFQNQGNALKEAIIAQAHEKAAQIKAQAESAAAQEYKLATERLREELADMVVETAEKMIQNQLTKEGHEKLIQQSLTRVVLH, from the coding sequence TTGAAACGCAACGTGGTTATTCTTATCACGGCTGCCCTGATACTGACCAGCATTGGTCTTTTCTGGGCATCCGCTGGTGTGGAAGCAATGGCGAAATGGAGAGATCTCGCTTGGCGGATCATCAACTTTATCATCTTCATTGGCATTCTTTACTGGGCCGCGGGCAAACGCATCGGCCAGCTGCTCACTTCGCGACGGGAGAAGATCCGCGACGACCTTCTCGACCTGGATCAGCGTCGAACTGAAGCCGATAAAAAACTGCGGGAAGTCGAAGACCAGATCAAGGATCTGGACGCGGAACGTGAGCGCGTGCTGGCGGACTTCCAGAATCAGGGCAACGCCCTCAAGGAAGCAATCATCGCCCAGGCCCATGAAAAGGCAGCGCAAATTAAGGCCCAGGCTGAATCGGCCGCGGCTCAGGAATATAAGCTGGCCACGGAACGACTCCGGGAAGAATTGGCGGACATGGTCGTGGAAACCGCTGAGAAAATGATCCAAAACCAGCTGACCAAAGAAGGCCATGAAAAATTGATCCAACAATCCTTAACAAGGGTGGTGCTGCATTGA
- a CDS encoding ATP synthase F0 subunit B produces the protein MIDVNISVFIQLINFFIVLAVLNAVLYRPIRAVIKKRAQRMALQLRDVENFTAQAQEKMATYTSALTAAQQQGVEIRTNLKAEGYQEESTMLESANKAAAQELKAARDDAASQVRTGIKTLTPRVDGYAKKVTEKVVGWAV, from the coding sequence ATGATTGATGTCAACATTTCGGTGTTCATTCAGCTGATCAACTTTTTCATTGTTCTGGCTGTGCTCAATGCGGTTCTCTATCGACCGATCCGGGCGGTCATCAAAAAGCGCGCACAGCGCATGGCGTTGCAACTGCGCGACGTGGAAAACTTCACAGCTCAAGCTCAGGAAAAAATGGCGACATACACCAGCGCGTTGACCGCGGCTCAGCAGCAGGGTGTGGAGATTCGCACCAATCTCAAGGCTGAAGGGTACCAGGAAGAGTCAACCATGCTGGAGTCTGCCAACAAGGCTGCGGCCCAGGAACTGAAAGCGGCCCGTGATGACGCTGCGTCACAGGTTCGTACCGGCATAAAGACCTTGACACCCCGTGTCGACGGGTATGCCAAAAAGGTCACGGAAAAAGTCGTCGGCTGGGCCGTCTAA
- a CDS encoding bactofilin family protein, which translates to MAKDEINAFLGSGTTYEGKLHFHGAVRIDGTFLGKIDSQGTLIVGQDARIDGEVSVGSLMLSGQLQGRVNAAEKIVLHKTARLTGALRTPSLVIEEGALFDGDIAMSEAGTPSPSHPSVPCDDVDSTPVQD; encoded by the coding sequence ATGGCGAAAGATGAAATCAACGCCTTCCTGGGCTCAGGAACAACGTACGAGGGCAAGCTGCATTTCCATGGGGCAGTGCGTATTGACGGCACATTTCTCGGCAAAATTGACTCCCAGGGCACCCTGATCGTCGGGCAGGATGCCCGGATTGACGGCGAGGTCAGCGTGGGCAGCCTGATGCTCAGTGGCCAGCTCCAGGGACGTGTCAACGCCGCGGAAAAGATCGTATTGCACAAGACGGCTCGACTCACTGGCGCATTGCGGACACCGTCCCTGGTCATCGAAGAGGGAGCTCTTTTCGATGGGGACATCGCCATGTCCGAAGCCGGTACGCCTTCCCCGAGTCACCCTTCAGTTCCTTGTGACGACGTCGATTCCACACCAGTGCAGGACTGA
- the rodA gene encoding rod shape-determining protein RodA: MSPVDRRLFTHFDWTLAGLALTLFALGVVNLYSASGFRMEEGLTLSSFYRKQLYWGIMGLGGMIAFLVFDYRHLRMLAWPLFLATVLALIATLLWGKTIMGARRWLDLGLFHFQASEFAKISLLILGAKLLSQDQGKLGWNQLLILGGIALVPALLVLKQPDLGSAITLLLILGGMIMYRGVHGAVLKVVLLVVPFLLPLGWHVLHDYQRQRILGFLDPTSDPLGAGYHIIQSQIAIGSGQMWGRGFLEGTQSQLRFLPEKHTDFALAVFGEEWGFIGCLILLLLISLFLLSIVRTAAEAKDGFGCYLAVGVFFYFFWQILINIGMVLGLMPVVGIPLPLISYGGTSTMTSFCLIGLVLSVSMRRFFFKKN; encoded by the coding sequence ATGAGCCCGGTTGACCGTCGCTTATTCACCCATTTTGACTGGACCCTGGCCGGCCTCGCACTGACCCTGTTCGCCTTGGGCGTCGTCAATCTCTACTCCGCCAGCGGCTTTCGGATGGAGGAGGGGCTTACCCTCTCATCGTTTTATCGCAAGCAGCTCTACTGGGGTATAATGGGTCTGGGCGGGATGATCGCTTTTCTGGTTTTCGACTACCGCCATTTGCGAATGCTGGCCTGGCCACTGTTCCTGGCCACCGTACTGGCCCTGATCGCAACCCTGCTCTGGGGCAAAACCATCATGGGAGCCCGTCGCTGGCTTGATCTGGGGCTGTTTCATTTCCAGGCCAGCGAATTTGCCAAGATATCCCTGCTGATCCTCGGGGCGAAACTGCTTTCCCAGGATCAAGGCAAACTTGGATGGAACCAGCTGTTGATTCTCGGGGGCATTGCCCTGGTTCCGGCACTCCTGGTGCTCAAACAGCCCGACCTGGGCTCGGCCATCACATTGCTGCTGATTTTGGGCGGAATGATCATGTACCGCGGGGTTCATGGCGCAGTGCTCAAGGTCGTCTTGCTCGTCGTTCCTTTTTTGCTGCCGCTCGGCTGGCATGTGCTGCATGATTACCAACGTCAGCGCATACTGGGGTTTCTTGATCCGACCAGCGATCCACTCGGGGCTGGATATCACATCATTCAATCGCAAATTGCCATTGGATCCGGCCAGATGTGGGGTAGAGGCTTTCTGGAGGGCACGCAAAGTCAATTGCGATTTCTTCCGGAAAAGCATACTGATTTCGCTTTGGCTGTTTTTGGTGAAGAGTGGGGGTTCATCGGCTGCCTGATCCTCTTGCTTCTGATCAGCCTGTTTTTGTTGAGCATTGTCCGTACAGCCGCGGAGGCCAAGGACGGGTTTGGTTGCTATCTGGCCGTAGGCGTCTTTTTTTATTTTTTCTGGCAGATTCTGATCAACATCGGCATGGTGCTCGGGCTGATGCCGGTGGTCGGCATTCCCCTCCCGCTGATCAGCTACGGGGGAACGTCGACCATGACCAGCTTTTGCCTCATCGGCTTGGTACTCAGTGTCTCCATGCGCCGCTTCTTTTTTAAAAAAAATTAA
- the mrdA gene encoding penicillin-binding protein 2, producing the protein MHLNRDADLQQSSRNGLLLLQLLVLGMFLVFTLRFWYLQLHRGQEFAERAENNRIRQQQVYAPRGLIRDRGGVLLAVNEPAYALAIVREDSQDIPAVLRQVSEWLDLDHDQLLETFELGRLRIRRFQPQILVHSLTFEQLATIEANTMTWPELKIVTKPRRSYPQGPLLAHVIGYVAEANEQEMSADPDLTLGDSIGKKGIELTMERTLRGRKGLRQVDVDVAGRHLGTTLLVPPQAGNDVRLSIDLELQRFVDQTLGEHVGSVIVMEADTGQVLSLVSKPAFDNNLFVAGLSHADWALLRDNPAHPLQNRAIQSAYPPASVFKLVIAGAALTHQIAIPTDRVFCSGGLRLGNRLFRCWQRRGHGWMDMNQGLVQSCDVYFYTLGDKLGVDRMHPYAVESGFGLRTGIDLPHESMGLVPSRDWKRRRFNEPWHGGDNLNMSIGQGYMLTTPLQVARYTAALVNGGKLLKPQLLADAPPEVQGELPLQAGHRDFLVQTMVNTVEGSRGTARRIAKPGVRLGAKTGTAQVIRLMSEFERADLEDIPYHFRHHGWMNSFGQRDGRSYVIVAMVEHGGGGGSAAGPIIKSIYDYLFPDIQPADEPHEPG; encoded by the coding sequence ATGCATCTCAATCGTGACGCCGACCTTCAGCAATCGTCCAGAAACGGTTTGCTGCTCCTGCAGCTTTTGGTTCTGGGGATGTTTCTCGTTTTCACCCTGCGCTTCTGGTATCTGCAATTGCACAGGGGCCAGGAATTTGCGGAAAGGGCGGAAAACAATCGCATCCGCCAGCAGCAGGTTTACGCGCCACGTGGGCTGATCAGAGATCGCGGCGGGGTGTTGTTGGCTGTAAACGAGCCCGCTTACGCTTTGGCCATTGTCCGTGAGGACTCGCAGGACATTCCCGCGGTCCTGCGGCAAGTCAGTGAATGGCTCGACCTGGACCACGACCAACTCCTGGAGACCTTCGAGCTGGGACGCCTGCGCATCAGACGATTTCAACCACAAATTCTCGTCCACTCCCTGACCTTCGAGCAGCTGGCCACCATTGAGGCCAATACCATGACCTGGCCCGAATTGAAGATCGTCACCAAGCCGCGGCGATCTTATCCCCAAGGCCCGCTGCTGGCCCATGTTATCGGATATGTGGCTGAGGCCAATGAGCAGGAGATGAGCGCCGACCCAGACCTCACTCTGGGCGACAGCATCGGCAAGAAGGGCATCGAATTGACCATGGAAAGGACCCTGCGGGGGCGCAAGGGTCTGCGCCAAGTTGATGTCGACGTTGCGGGACGTCACCTGGGCACCACGCTGCTGGTCCCGCCTCAGGCGGGCAATGATGTTCGTCTGAGTATCGATCTGGAATTGCAACGGTTTGTCGATCAAACCTTGGGCGAGCATGTCGGCTCGGTGATCGTCATGGAAGCCGATACCGGGCAGGTTCTTTCTCTGGTCAGCAAGCCGGCCTTTGACAACAATTTGTTTGTTGCCGGCCTGAGCCACGCCGACTGGGCGTTATTGCGGGACAATCCCGCCCACCCCCTGCAGAACCGGGCAATCCAGAGCGCTTATCCACCGGCTTCGGTCTTCAAGCTGGTTATTGCCGGAGCAGCCCTGACGCATCAGATCGCCATACCCACTGACCGCGTTTTTTGTTCCGGAGGACTTCGGCTGGGCAATCGCCTTTTTCGGTGCTGGCAACGGCGCGGCCACGGCTGGATGGACATGAACCAGGGCCTGGTTCAGTCCTGCGACGTCTACTTCTATACACTTGGAGACAAGCTGGGAGTGGACCGGATGCATCCCTACGCCGTGGAGAGCGGATTCGGCTTGCGGACCGGAATCGACCTGCCCCATGAATCCATGGGACTGGTCCCCAGCCGCGATTGGAAACGTCGTCGCTTCAATGAACCCTGGCATGGGGGAGATAACCTGAACATGTCCATCGGACAGGGCTACATGTTGACCACGCCGTTGCAAGTGGCCCGATACACCGCGGCCCTGGTTAACGGCGGCAAGCTGCTCAAACCCCAGCTTCTGGCCGATGCCCCCCCTGAAGTCCAGGGAGAGCTTCCCTTGCAGGCCGGACACCGGGATTTCCTGGTCCAGACCATGGTAAATACCGTTGAAGGCTCCCGGGGGACGGCCCGGCGGATTGCCAAGCCCGGTGTCCGTCTCGGGGCCAAGACCGGTACCGCCCAGGTTATTCGGCTGATGAGCGAATTCGAACGCGCCGATCTCGAAGACATTCCCTACCATTTTCGCCACCATGGCTGGATGAACTCGTTCGGCCAACGGGACGGACGCAGCTACGTCATTGTGGCCATGGTCGAGCATGGCGGGGGTGGCGGATCGGCAGCCGGTCCGATCATCAAGTCCATTTACGACTACCTGTTTCCGGACATTCAACCCGCCGACGAGCCCCATGAGCCCGGTTGA
- the mreC gene encoding rod shape-determining protein MreC, whose amino-acid sequence MTIRFPLWSSGQAKHWTAWTSCGRLPSISLLPVRSKRFIAFLFLVIFLLLSIYTWNWRTGFLDRVTGTVGLEIVAWITSPLVWTSNQVRTTWNAYVALGDVHQENERLRAKITDLSLQLSQLHEEASEIARLRALHGFTPPQPWMLEGGRVVAMRFGPHALVESLLVDKGTRAGVGVDTPVITPVGIVGRVMRTSPRLSNVLLVTDPNSRVAIMGRNHRTQGILVGQGPQRNLQMQYVPLNDLLEEGEILVTSGMDGIFPKGLPVARVTRIERPSTSLFQEVEAVPLVDLRNLEEVLLVVNLTPVDAE is encoded by the coding sequence TTGACGATCCGCTTTCCGCTGTGGTCCTCGGGTCAGGCAAAGCATTGGACAGCCTGGACATCTTGCGGGAGGTTACCATCGATTAGCCTGCTTCCGGTCCGTTCTAAACGATTCATAGCCTTTCTTTTCCTGGTCATTTTTCTTCTGCTGAGCATCTATACCTGGAACTGGCGGACGGGCTTCCTGGATCGGGTCACCGGCACGGTCGGCCTGGAAATCGTCGCCTGGATCACCTCTCCATTGGTTTGGACCAGCAACCAGGTCCGTACCACGTGGAACGCCTACGTTGCCCTCGGGGACGTGCACCAGGAGAACGAGCGGCTCCGGGCCAAAATCACCGATCTTTCTCTCCAGTTGTCCCAACTGCATGAAGAAGCTTCGGAGATTGCCCGCCTGCGCGCCCTGCATGGCTTCACTCCGCCGCAGCCCTGGATGCTGGAGGGTGGACGCGTTGTCGCCATGCGCTTTGGCCCGCATGCTCTGGTGGAATCTTTGCTGGTGGACAAAGGAACCCGGGCCGGGGTCGGTGTGGACACGCCCGTGATCACCCCTGTGGGAATCGTGGGGCGGGTTATGCGCACATCTCCCCGTCTATCCAACGTGTTGCTTGTTACCGATCCCAACAGCAGAGTGGCCATCATGGGCCGAAATCATCGGACCCAGGGCATTCTGGTCGGCCAGGGGCCGCAACGGAATCTCCAGATGCAGTATGTCCCCTTGAACGATCTGCTGGAGGAAGGCGAGATCCTCGTGACCTCCGGCATGGATGGCATTTTTCCCAAAGGTCTGCCCGTGGCTCGAGTCACACGGATCGAACGGCCCAGCACATCATTGTTTCAAGAAGTTGAAGCAGTACCTCTCGTGGACCTGCGTAATCTTGAAGAAGTCCTGCTGGTCGTCAACCTGACTCCGGTCGACGCAGAGTAA
- a CDS encoding rod shape-determining protein: MSRILDILLGPFSSDLAIDLGTANTCVYVKGKGIVLREPSVVAVKKDNRGQNKVLAVGSEAKRMLGRTPGNIDAIRPMKDGVIADFEITEAMLRHFISKVHNRRHLVRPRIIVCVPTGITQVEKRAVRESAQSAGAREVYLIEEPMAAAIGANLPVTEPTSNMVVDIGGGTTEVAVISLSGVVYSKSVRMGGDKMDESIMQHLKRKYNMLIGESSAEQIKMQLGSAYPMEQEQEMEVKGRDLVTGIPQNIVITSEEVRKALADQVDVIVQAVRIALEQTPPELAADIVDRGIVLTGGGALLRGLDHLLREETSLPITVVDDPLSAVVLGSGKALDSLDILREVTID, from the coding sequence ATGTCGAGAATTCTGGATATCCTGCTGGGCCCATTTTCCAGCGACCTGGCGATCGACCTGGGTACCGCCAACACGTGCGTCTACGTCAAGGGCAAGGGTATTGTCCTGCGCGAGCCCTCGGTGGTCGCAGTGAAAAAGGACAATCGCGGCCAGAACAAAGTCCTGGCCGTCGGCAGCGAGGCCAAACGGATGCTCGGCAGAACTCCCGGCAACATTGATGCCATCCGGCCCATGAAGGACGGAGTCATCGCGGACTTTGAGATCACCGAGGCCATGCTCCGCCACTTCATCTCCAAAGTCCACAACCGTCGCCATCTTGTGCGCCCTCGGATCATCGTTTGCGTGCCCACGGGTATCACCCAGGTTGAAAAAAGGGCTGTGCGTGAATCCGCGCAAAGCGCCGGGGCACGGGAAGTCTATTTGATCGAGGAACCCATGGCTGCGGCCATCGGAGCCAACCTGCCCGTCACCGAACCCACGTCCAACATGGTCGTGGACATCGGCGGCGGAACGACGGAGGTCGCCGTCATCTCCCTCTCCGGGGTGGTCTACAGCAAATCCGTGCGCATGGGCGGAGACAAGATGGACGAATCCATCATGCAGCACCTGAAACGCAAATATAACATGCTCATCGGAGAAAGTTCCGCGGAGCAGATCAAGATGCAGCTCGGTTCCGCCTATCCCATGGAGCAGGAACAGGAAATGGAAGTCAAAGGGCGGGACTTGGTCACGGGCATACCGCAAAATATCGTGATCACCTCCGAGGAGGTGCGCAAAGCCCTGGCGGACCAGGTCGATGTCATCGTCCAGGCGGTTCGCATTGCCCTGGAGCAAACCCCGCCAGAGCTTGCCGCGGATATCGTCGACCGCGGCATTGTTTTGACCGGAGGGGGAGCCCTGCTTCGTGGACTGGATCACCTCCTGCGCGAAGAAACCTCCTTGCCGATCACGGTTGTTGACGATCCGCTTTCCGCTGTGGTCCTCGGGTCAGGCAAAGCATTGGACAGCCTGGACATCTTGCGGGAGGTTACCATCGATTAG
- a CDS encoding TIGR01212 family radical SAM protein (This family includes YhcC from E. coli K-12, an uncharacterized radical SAM protein.): MVSPYYTTLSGYLRAKYGTRVQKIPLDAGSTCPNRDGTFSRQGCLFCAPSGAGTGLYGHGLPLAAQWAHLTRRLQEKYSRVVYWAYLQSYSNTYGSLRRLQNLLAELSKLPGARLLGLGTRPDCLDKEKFRCITESGFSEIWLDIGLQSANDQTLQRIRRGHDFACFARCVESAYLQGLRVCVHVMHGLPGETSGDFIKTIEAVNGLPIAGIKFHNLFVARGSGLEQVWRRGGYVPPTMEVYVRDVIRGLECLRPDVLVHRLNADPRAEELLAPTWAGNKRAILDALQLGMETVDLRQGRRSATSTTSAISTLEPSVAMREQLTCPNTILSALNR; encoded by the coding sequence GTGGTTTCTCCATATTATACCACCCTTTCCGGGTATTTACGTGCCAAGTACGGAACCCGTGTTCAAAAAATCCCCTTGGACGCCGGTTCCACCTGTCCAAACCGGGATGGAACGTTCTCTCGGCAAGGATGTCTGTTTTGCGCTCCCTCTGGTGCCGGGACAGGGTTGTATGGCCATGGGCTGCCCCTTGCGGCCCAGTGGGCCCACCTGACGCGTCGGCTGCAAGAGAAATATTCCCGTGTGGTCTACTGGGCGTATCTGCAGTCCTACAGTAACACATACGGATCGCTTAGGCGCCTTCAGAATCTGCTGGCTGAACTGAGCAAGCTTCCCGGAGCTCGGTTGTTGGGGCTCGGCACGCGCCCCGACTGCCTGGACAAGGAGAAGTTTCGCTGTATCACGGAGAGCGGGTTTTCCGAGATTTGGCTGGACATCGGACTGCAATCCGCCAACGATCAGACCTTGCAACGTATTCGTCGCGGTCATGATTTCGCCTGTTTTGCCCGGTGCGTGGAATCGGCTTACTTGCAGGGACTCCGGGTCTGTGTCCATGTGATGCATGGATTGCCTGGTGAGACCAGCGGTGATTTTATTAAAACCATTGAGGCCGTGAATGGCTTGCCCATCGCCGGCATCAAGTTCCACAATCTTTTCGTGGCCCGGGGGAGCGGCCTGGAACAGGTCTGGCGAAGGGGGGGCTACGTCCCGCCAACCATGGAGGTCTATGTCCGGGACGTGATTCGTGGTCTGGAATGCCTCAGGCCGGATGTCCTGGTCCATCGCCTGAATGCAGATCCCCGTGCCGAGGAGCTGCTGGCGCCAACGTGGGCTGGAAACAAGCGGGCCATTCTCGATGCCCTGCAACTGGGCATGGAGACGGTTGATCTGCGTCAGGGCAGAAGGTCCGCCACATCGACAACGTCCGCCATATCGACACTGGAACCATCCGTAGCGATGAGGGAGCAACTGACATGCCCGAACACGATATTATCTGCGTTGAACCGCTGA